A window from Coleofasciculus sp. FACHB-1120 encodes these proteins:
- a CDS encoding DUF3352 domain-containing protein, with protein sequence MKRRSFFYVLAAGVLVLLLIGAGGFYWLRANSPLALLGGGEVTNPTATIFVPKQAPVMVSLLVNPDRLEGLRQAVALPANRKRSRAELNQFKQSLLANTDLDYRRDIQPWLGDEITLALTSLDFDRTRDNGEQRGLLLAVTTKNPQRSREFVDLFWQKQANVETDLVFETYKGVKLIYKNQDSLVKPQDAVNKGFYNRDRSALQKDAINRASAQNSVATAVVGDRFVLFANNPRVLKEAINNVQAPNLSLSDSTSYQRAIDTISQPKIGLTYVNLPALAMFLGNNSQMEIDPTYESLAIAISPKTQGLLAETALLAATGQEIPPATPTLSQPVGALQYLPEKIAIAASGSNLEQLWTQLTSGLDSDDSLAQLINQPIANLQARWGIDLKQDIFSWVQGEYALGMLPRPDRKDSDWIFVAEKSETTKAEAAIDRLDASAKQQGLSVSSFTLENQPISAWTKLTTTAEKNQGDDQDPVKLEAQVKGVHASVGKYEIFTTSIEAMNQAIKAPDNSLVKSDRFQANITSLPQPNNGYLYLDWASSQAFLERQLPIVKVVELVAKPLFNELNSLAFSSYGSDDGVRRSKVFLRLGAKAEE encoded by the coding sequence ATGAAGCGACGCTCGTTTTTCTACGTTCTAGCAGCTGGCGTTTTAGTGCTGCTGTTAATTGGTGCCGGTGGCTTTTACTGGCTAAGGGCAAACAGCCCCCTCGCCCTTTTAGGGGGTGGGGAGGTGACGAACCCAACTGCCACCATATTTGTGCCAAAACAGGCACCCGTAATGGTGTCATTGCTTGTGAATCCAGATCGGCTGGAAGGGTTGCGGCAGGCTGTAGCGCTTCCCGCGAACCGCAAGCGATCGCGTGCAGAACTCAACCAATTTAAACAAAGCTTACTCGCGAACACCGATCTGGACTATCGCCGAGATATCCAACCCTGGCTGGGGGATGAAATCACGCTGGCTCTCACCAGCTTAGATTTCGATCGCACCCGTGACAATGGAGAGCAGCGCGGGCTGCTACTGGCTGTCACCACCAAAAACCCGCAACGCAGCCGCGAGTTTGTGGATTTGTTCTGGCAGAAGCAAGCAAATGTCGAGACAGATTTAGTCTTTGAAACTTATAAAGGTGTCAAGCTGATTTATAAGAATCAGGATTCACTCGTCAAACCTCAAGACGCGGTCAATAAAGGCTTTTACAACCGTGATAGATCGGCATTGCAAAAAGACGCAATAAACCGCGCCTCAGCTCAAAACTCGGTTGCTACCGCAGTTGTTGGCGATCGCTTTGTGTTGTTTGCCAATAACCCTAGGGTGCTGAAAGAAGCCATCAATAATGTGCAAGCGCCCAATCTTAGCCTCAGCGATTCAACTTCTTATCAGCGGGCAATCGACACCATCTCTCAGCCGAAAATTGGTCTGACTTATGTGAATCTACCCGCGTTGGCGATGTTTCTGGGGAACAATTCACAGATGGAAATTGACCCAACCTATGAGAGTTTAGCGATCGCCATCTCGCCAAAAACTCAAGGATTGCTGGCAGAAACCGCTTTATTGGCGGCTACCGGACAGGAAATCCCCCCGGCAACTCCTACCCTATCTCAACCAGTCGGAGCGTTGCAGTATCTACCAGAGAAAATAGCGATCGCAGCTTCTGGTAGTAACTTAGAGCAACTGTGGACTCAACTCACTTCTGGATTAGATAGCGATGATAGCCTTGCTCAACTCATCAATCAACCCATCGCGAATCTCCAAGCTCGTTGGGGCATTGATCTAAAGCAAGATATCTTTAGTTGGGTGCAAGGCGAGTACGCTTTGGGAATGCTACCTCGTCCCGACCGCAAAGATTCAGATTGGATTTTTGTCGCCGAGAAATCAGAAACGACAAAAGCAGAAGCGGCAATCGATCGTCTAGACGCTTCTGCCAAACAGCAAGGGTTGAGCGTTAGCTCATTTACCTTGGAGAATCAACCGATCTCTGCCTGGACAAAACTCACAACCACCGCCGAGAAGAATCAGGGTGACGACCAAGATCCCGTCAAGTTAGAAGCACAGGTGAAAGGAGTTCATGCCAGTGTCGGCAAGTACGAGATTTTCACCACTTCGATCGAAGCAATGAATCAAGCGATTAAGGCTCCTGATAATTCTCTCGTCAAAAGCGATCGCTTCCAGGCAAACATCACCTCTTTACCCCAGCCAAATAACGGCTATTTGTATCTAGACTGGGCATCTAGTCAGGCGTTCTTAGAGCGTCAGCTGCCCATTGTCAAAGTGGTGGAACTGGTAGCGAAACCGTTATTTAACGAGCTAAATTCGCTTGCCTTTAGCAGCTATGGCAGCGATGACGGGGTTCGCCGCAGTAAGGTCTTCCTGCGCCTAGGTGCTAAGGCTGAGGAATGA
- a CDS encoding rhodanese-like domain-containing protein, producing the protein MSAQSFSQDIPQISVEELASRLADSPESLQLVDVREPREIAIASIEGFENLPLSEFADWADQIHTRFDPHTETLVLCHHGIRSAQMCQWLQMQGFTNVKNIAGGIDAYSIRVDPTISQY; encoded by the coding sequence ATGTCTGCTCAATCTTTTAGCCAAGATATTCCCCAGATTAGCGTAGAAGAACTTGCCAGCCGTCTTGCCGATTCCCCTGAGAGTCTGCAATTGGTGGATGTGCGAGAACCACGGGAAATCGCGATCGCAAGCATTGAAGGTTTTGAAAACCTCCCCTTGTCGGAATTTGCCGACTGGGCTGACCAAATCCATACCCGGTTCGATCCGCACACCGAGACGCTGGTTCTCTGTCATCATGGCATTCGTTCGGCGCAGATGTGTCAGTGGCTACAAATGCAAGGCTTCACCAATGTCAAAAATATTGCTGGTGGCATCGATGCCTACTCAATCCGCGTCGATCCGACAATTTCCCAATACTAA